A stretch of DNA from Alicyclobacillus acidocaldarius subsp. acidocaldarius Tc-4-1:
ACCCTGAGATGACGTACGAACCGAAGCGCATGCGGAATTCGGTTTACGAGCTGCCAACGCCGCTCCAACACTTCGTGCTCAACGAGGAATCATTCCCCTATTTGGAAGCCGCCCATCGCATGAGTCAATTGTCCAAAGAAGAAGCATCCTTTCTCTGGCAATTGATCGACGTGCTGGCTCAAAAGAAGAACCTGCTGACCCGGCTGCGTTACTTCGAACACCGTTCCGACTCGGATGAATCGTGAGCCAGTAAAATCTTCACACCATACCGGCCGTTCTGCGTCTGAAACACCGAAAGATAGCGCGCATCGCTTGAGGACGCCACGGCGTCCTCAAGCCGCGCCAGGCGGCAGGAAGCTTGAAACTTGGTGTCATACAGCTTGGAATCGTACACCCACGTCATGAGACGCCTCCTCCTTCGCCGTCCTGATTCGAAAAAGCGAGTGGCAACACCACCGTGAACGTCGTGCCTTCTCCCCAGCCGGCTTTCCACCAAAATCTCTCCGCGGTGTTCAATCACCAACTGGCGGGCGATGGCCAAGCCCAGTCCGGTTCCGGACCGCGACCTTGTGCGAGCTTTATCCGCCTTGTAAAAGCGCTCG
This window harbors:
- a CDS encoding helix-turn-helix domain-containing protein; this encodes MKDSFGARVRAIRHSRGWSQQELAMRAGVSTPHISSIERDKRRPSLDYAKRLADALGVPLHVLCDPEMTYEPKRMRNSVYELPTPLQHFVLNEESFPYLEAAHRMSQLSKEEASFLWQLIDVLAQKKNLLTRLRYFEHRSDSDES